Within the Phaseolus vulgaris cultivar G19833 chromosome 9, P. vulgaris v2.0, whole genome shotgun sequence genome, the region GAAGATAAACTTAATTAACTTCAAACAAGACAAAGAGCCTAAAATGAAACGATAAGGTGGAAGGAAGTGGCCTTCAATTCATGAGAGACACTGCGTTTTTCTGTGCACCACTAAAATTAATTGCACGCAGCAGGCGAATAAATGAAGAGCTCACGTGTAATGTAACGagcaacacacacacacaatgTTCCACTCGGTGTCGCGTTTCTCTCTGACACAAATCAATGTAGTGTTCTTCTTCACTCTCCAATTCCCGTTGTGAAACCAAGCCAAGAGATGGGTTCCGTGTCTCTGAAAATAGGCGACGGAACTGCCAGATTCAGAAGAGCAACCGTGTGTTCCTCCGCAGTTAACATTCTCATGATCTTCTCCGTCATCACCACCAACCTCTTCGCCCTCTTTGCCTTCACTTCTTCCCCAAAAGATCTTCACACACACCACCTTCTTCACAAAAACTTCTCCCTCATCTCCGAACAAGTCACCCTCATTCTACGAGAGATCGATTTGTCGCAAAAGAAACTTGCCCAAAtagaaaaagacctcctcggCTACGAAAGCATTGACCTTTCCCGAAACAACACTGCCAACGAACTCAAACTCTTTCTTCATCGCCACCACCTTCCTCTGGGCAAAGACTCCAAAACTGGAATCACCGAAATGGTCTCATCCGTGGGCCATTCCTGCGACAAATCCTCGGACTTGTTGTCTCAGTACATGAGTTACAAGGTTTCTGGACCCTGCCTCAATGATTGGAGTGTGGCACAGAAACTCGTTTTGAAAGGGTGTGAGCCTTTACCGAGAAGAAGGTGTTTTGCTAAAACTATTTCCAAGGTGGGTCTTCTACACCCTTTTCCCACATCGCTTTGGGAACCTCCAGTTAACAACACTGTTAACTGGAGTGGTTTAGGTTGCAAGAGTTTTGAGTGTTTGAAGGGTAAGAAACTGAGTAGAGATTGCATTGGTTGCTTTGATTTGGTTAATGGGTATGAGAATCAGAAGTTTGTGAAGTCTAGGAGTAAGAATGATTTTCTAGTTGATGATGTGTTAACTTTGGGAGGTGGTGGAATTAGGATAGGGCTTGATGTTGGAGGTGGGTCTGGGTCCTTTGGTGCTGTGATGGCCGAGAGGAATGTTACTGTGGTTACTACCACTTTAAATGTCGGTGCTCCATTCAGTGAATTCATTGCTGCACGAGGACTTTTCCCTCTATTTTTGAGCTTGGATCACAGGTTCCCGTTTTATGACAATGTGTTTGATTTGGTGCGTGCTGCGAGTGGTTTGGATGGTGGGGGGAGGCAGGAGAAGTTGGAGTTTTTGATATTTGATATTGATCGTGTTTTGCGGGGCGGTGGTTTGTTTTGGCTGGATAACTTCTACTGTGTTGATGAAGAGAAGAAAAGGGTGTTAACTAGGTTGATTGAACGGTTTGGGTACAAAAAGTTGAAGTGGGTTGTGGGAGAAAAGGTTGATAGTCTTGGATCAGGTAAGTCACAGGCTGTGTTATCAGCAGTGCTTCAAAAGCCTGTGAGAGTGTAAAGCTTCGGAAAACAATATGACACGATGAAACAATAATGCTCTTGTTTCTGCTGCCTCTGATGAATAATAAGTGCGTGGATATGACTGTTTAAAAGTAATGGTTTGTATATTATTCGGGTACTGCAAACTATTTTATAGGTGATAACTTGTTAGACATAACTGCTAGCTATTAAgtcttgattttaattttgtgctaTGAAGTTCAAAGGATAAATTTTATTAGCTGCATAAGTTCTGCTGTCCATATGGATGTTCTGtgttaatttttcatattattgaaaatattaagaACCGAGGCATGCTTGTGATGAGTGTTTTTTTTGTTGTCAAAACCTAGTataatttctgaaaaagcttGTTTCTGTCTCTTTCACTTCATTGACCCGAATTCAGCCATCTTAACGATTACATGACTTGAAGATTCTTAACTGTGGAAACTGCCTTTGCTCAGTGGATATATTTGGGGTTCAAACCTAGAATTGGAAATTCAAAAGGAAAACAATTGAACTTGGAATTTCAAAAAGCCAATTTTGTCTGCAGCATTTACTTCATCTAATTATCACTTCATTTACTCTTTCATCAAACCTAATTTGTTATCATTCCAAGCAATCTTGGGTGATATCCGAGCTTATCAACAATTGGATGCTTAGAACATCTGAGGTTGGACCATGTTTTGAATTTTCGAAACtgacaacatatttttttttatctgttgTCTGTAAACAATAGTGTATTGGTGTCTGTTGATAAACTATATATAAGGAACATCGTTAATGATTTATAGAACATCAAATAGTAtttgcacttttttttttcatcagtAAAACGAATTAATAAATTTGATTCACTTCAGGAGTGATTCAAATTGTAGTTTAACCTCTTTCATCCTCCCAAGAAGTCCCTACAAAACAGACAAATATAAAATCTAAGATTCACAAAATCTACGAATAACATCAACAATCCAACTTCATACAAGTCAAAGAGTTCAAATACCAATTAGGGATAAGTTAACGACCTAAATCGAGACTTAGAGTAAATAAAAGATCAAACCTTGACTTGGACCATTACAA harbors:
- the LOC137821706 gene encoding probable methyltransferase At1g29790; this translates as MGSVSLKIGDGTARFRRATVCSSAVNILMIFSVITTNLFALFAFTSSPKDLHTHHLLHKNFSLISEQVTLILREIDLSQKKLAQIEKDLLGYESIDLSRNNTANELKLFLHRHHLPLGKDSKTGITEMVSSVGHSCDKSSDLLSQYMSYKVSGPCLNDWSVAQKLVLKGCEPLPRRRCFAKTISKVGLLHPFPTSLWEPPVNNTVNWSGLGCKSFECLKGKKLSRDCIGCFDLVNGYENQKFVKSRSKNDFLVDDVLTLGGGGIRIGLDVGGGSGSFGAVMAERNVTVVTTTLNVGAPFSEFIAARGLFPLFLSLDHRFPFYDNVFDLVRAASGLDGGGRQEKLEFLIFDIDRVLRGGGLFWLDNFYCVDEEKKRVLTRLIERFGYKKLKWVVGEKVDSLGSGKSQAVLSAVLQKPVRV